One window from the genome of Cryptomeria japonica chromosome 6, Sugi_1.0, whole genome shotgun sequence encodes:
- the LOC131856172 gene encoding non-specific lipid transfer protein GPI-anchored 14-like, which yields MEKAICVGVLVVLLFCVASGDLQGDETECASTLQDLTPCIGFLEGMGQQPTSDCCSNVRQVRVSNPRCLCLLIKDISDPSAGLALNQTLIIQMPTLCQVIGKLSDCIDILNLFPSSPDAKIFNMGSAPSPSPSPSTGSSHSKSLPSKPNNNWSYRVQPCLWLSGFVLLTISWFTTFHL from the exons ATGGAGAAGGCAATATGTGTTGGTGTTTTGGTTGTGTTATTGTTTTGTGTGGCTTCTGGAGATTTGCAAGGAGATGAAACAGAATGTGCATCTACTCTACAAGATCTAACACCTTGTATTGGATTTTTGGAAGGGATGGGGCAACAACCTACAAGCGATTGTTGTAGCAATGTTAGGCAAGTTCGAGTTAGCAATCCAAGGTGTTTGTGTCTTTTGATAAAGGATATATCTGATCCTTCTGCAGGGCTTGCTCTTAACCAAACACTCATTATTCAAATGCCCACTCTCTGTCAAGTCATAGGCAAACTCTCCGACTGCATAG ATATTTTGAACTTGTTTCCATCTTCTCCCGATGCCAAGATTTTTAATATGGGTAGTGCTCCTTCTCCATCTCCATCACCTTCCACTG gatCGTCCCATTCAAAATCCTTGCCCTCTAAACCCAACAATAATTGGAGTTATAGGGTGCAACCATGCCTTTGGCTTAGTGGATTTGTATTGTTGACAATTTCATGGTTTACCACATTCCATTTGTAG
- the LOC131876521 gene encoding uncharacterized protein LOC131876521, which yields MENGLTIMPETNPGLQSVRTLLIAGNRNLTHIVPKFFVHLQHLRVLDLSHTMIRALPDNFGILRHLRFLNVEGTKIEELPESITHLHHLQYLNVSYCHMEKLPWGIGHLKCLTHLDFSTIGEIKLLPKGVSLLKSLQILKVGDYDLLGGNALRFEDLKGLTKLRELKAYMTVAYEGQIIAEGVFGGMHKMRRLSLANQNEYLLTDLPGDMVNMTDLEIMKLTHYLPSDFLCSFANLLSLTLVGCDCIEYPRLDKLPNLRYLLLCENGLCKEFPSEFGRIQSFPKLEQLYIVRFTQLEKLPKLHKGAMPMLKELHLEDLHRVKQMSEGLEHLNVLQYLFVHRCIRLQDRLTESGQDFQKLRENLPRLKIDLRGS from the coding sequence ATGGAAAATGGATTGACCATCATGCCTGAAACCAACCCAGGATTACAATCGGTTCGCACCTTACTCATTGCAGGTAATAGAAATCTTACACACATTGTTCCCAAATTTTTTGTCCATCTGCAGCATTTGCGAGTCCTAGATTTGAGTCATACCATGATCAGAGCATTACCAGACAATTTCGGGATTTTGAGACATTTAAGGTTTCTAAATGTAGAAGGAACAAAGATAGAGGAGCTACCAGAATCCATCACCCATCTTCACCATTTGCAGTATTTAAATGTGAGTTATTGCCATATGGAAAAGCTTCCTTGGGGAATTGGTCATCTCAAGTGTTTAACACATTTGGACTTCTCCACAATCGGTGAAATAAAACTTCTGCCTAAGGGAGTTTCTCTGCTTAAATCTCTGCAGATTCTCAAGGTGGGAGACTATGATTTGTTGGGAGGCAATGCATTGAGGTTTGAGGATCTAAAGGGTTTGACAAAGCTCCGAGAGCTGAAAGCCTACATGACAGTTGCATATGAAGGGCAAATAATTGCAGAGGGTGTATTTGGTGGTATGCACAAGATGCGGCGGCTCAGCTTAGCAAATCAGAACGAGTATCTCTTAACAGATCTTCCTGGCGACATGGTGAATATGACTGATCTTGAAATAATGAAATTAACTCACTACCTTCCCTCAGATTTTCTATGCAGTTTTGCAAACCTTTTGTCACTTACCCTTGTTGGTTGTGATTGTATTGAGTACCCAAGGCTGGATAAATTACCCAATTTAAGATATCTGCTACTTTGTGAAAACGGACTCTGCAAAGAGTTTCCCAGTGAGTTTGGTAGGATACAGAGTTTTCCCAAATTGGAACAACTGTACATTGTGCGGTTTACACAACTTGAAAAATTACCAAAGCTACACAAAGGAGCGATGCCAAtgctaaaagagttgcatttgGAAGATTTGCATAGAGTAAAGCAGATGTCAGAGGGATTGGAGCATCTCAATGTTTTACAGTATTTGTTTGTACATAGATGCATAAGATTGCAAGATCGGCTCACAGAGAGTGGTCAAGATTTTCAAAAGCTGAGAGAAAATCTTCCCCGACTCAAGATTGATTTACGTGGCTCTTAA
- the LOC131856046 gene encoding disease resistance RPP13-like protein 4 yields the protein MTDAIVQIVLDRLTSILLQRASLVIYFRENLEELVDWLKYIRALLIDANRRSSQEQALKIWLCDLQNVVYDAEDLFEDCQSMTVTHHGCLCISPARLLFRYRMGKRVSQLMSRVDTLKNLSQAFNLATIAYSDLHPSSINEVQVSLQRSILVRDTSKIVGLDDSIDLICSWVLEEANSSLITVVGMGGLGKTLLLTQVFQRARENFEIWAWLTISQNYSVKQVQERLGRELKLPDMTSLSVEEARNCIFHHLKGRRSLIVLDDVWNGRHLLHFLGVPEEDCCKIVISTRNRKVVEGMREDYKMCAMPHLSDQNSWKLFCLYAFPQHDGFPPEELRDVAEKIARKCANLPLAIKTVAASMATKLLPSEWNDVLLRLSQMDDIGEEVMPVLQISYDELPSDVKLCFLYCSAFPEDCRIDCQYLIKLWIAEGFVPSDLKREALDIGRDYLNLLVSSCLIEAFHVDQRRRIKYCKMHDLLRDFALRKSEEEMKCVFKAGNELNEFPLQYSCGQRKISLMESGLTVIPESSPGLQSLRTLLIAEGSKIEELPESITQLHHLQYLNVSYCHMEKLPWGIGHLKYLRHLDFCTIGETKLLPKGVSLLKSLQFLNLGDYDLLGGNGLRFEDLKGLTKLRELQAHMTVAHEGQRIAEGAFGGMHKLRRLSLANQNEYLSTGLPGDMANMSELEKIKLTRYLPSNFLCSFANLIFLTLVGCHCVEYPRLDELPNLRYLQLCENCENRLCKELPSEFGRIQSFPKLEQLYIVRFPQLEKLPKLHKGAMPMVKELHLKDLPRVKQMAEGLEHLNVLQCLFVHRCIRWQNRLTESGQDFQKLRANLPQLKIDLRGS from the exons ATGACTGATGCCATTGTTCAAATCGTTTTAGATAGACTGACATCTATACTTTTACAGCGTGCATCTCTTGTGATTTATTTCAGGGAGAATTTGGAAGAGTTAGTTGATTGGCTCAAGTATATCAGGGCACTCTTGATTGATGCAAATCGGAGGAGTAGCCAAGAACAGGCTCTTAAAATTTGGCTATGTGACCTGCAAAACGTCGTCTATGACGCCGAGGATCTGTTTGAAGATTGCCAATCTATGACAGTCACTCACCATGGCTGCCTCTGCATCAGCCCAGCTCGCCTTCTCTTCCGCTACCGAATGGGGAAAAGGGTAAGCCAGTTAATGAGTAGAGTAGATACACTCAAAAACCTCTCTCAAGCTTTCAATCTTGCAACAATTGCCTATTCAGATCTGCACCCATCCTCCATTAATGAAGTACAAGTTAGCTTGCAAAGGTCAATTCTGGTGCGCGACACATCGAAAATTGTAGGGTTGGATGACAGCATTGATCTAATTTGCAGTTGGGTATTGGAAGAAGCCAATTCTTCACTCATTACTGTTGTTGGTATGGGTGGGCTTGGTAAAACCCTGCTTCTTACTCAGGTTTTTCAAAGAGCGCGGGAAAACTTTGAAATTTGGGCATGGCTAACTATATCTCAGAATTACTCTGTTAAACAAGTACAGGAGAGATTGGGTAGAGAGTTGAAGCTTCCTGACATGACAAGTTTAAGCGTGGAAGAAGCCAGAAATTGTATTTTCCATCATTTGAAGGGAAGAAGAAGCCTTATAGTGCTAGATGATGTCTGGAATGGGAGACATTTGCTGCATTTCCTTGGAGTGCCGGAAGAGGATTGCTGTAAAATTGTAATCAGCACACGCAACAGGAAGGTAGTGGAGGGCATGAGAGAGGACTATAAGATGTGTGCAATGCCACATTTATCAGACCAAAATAGTTGGAAATTGTTTTGTCTCTACGCTTTTCCACAACATGATGGCTTTCCCCCTGAGGAATTGCGAGATGTGGCtgaaaaaattgcaaggaaatgtGCAAATCTGCCATTGGCAATCAAAACAGTAGCAGCATCCATGGCCACAAAACTGCTTCCCAGTGAATGGAACGATGTACTGCTTCGCCTCAGCCAGATGGATGACATTGGGGAGGAAGTGATGCCAGTTTTACAGATAAGTTATGATGAATTGCCTTCTGATGTTAAGCTTTGCTTTCTTTACTGCTCTGCATTCCCTGAAGACTGTCGCATAGATTGCCAATATTTGATCAAGCTTTGGATTGCAGAGGGGTTTGTTCCCAGTGATTTGAAAAGAGAGGCTTTAGATATAGGGCGTGATTATCTCAACCTACTTGTTAGCAGTTGTCTCATTGAAGCCTTCCATGTTGATCAAAGGAGAAGAATTAAGTACTGTAAGATGCATGACCTGCTTAGGGATTTCGCTCTCAGAAAGtcagaggaggagatgaaatgtgTCTTCAAAGCTGGAAACGAGTTAAATGAATTTCCTCTGCAATATTCCTGTGGGCAACGCAAAATTTCTCTGATGGAAAGTGGCTTGACCGTCATCCCTGAAAGCAGCCCAGGATTACAATCTCTTCGCACCTTACTCATTGCAG AAGGGTCAAAGATAGAAGAGCTACCAGAATCCATCACCCAACTTCACCATTTGCAGTATTTGAATGTGAGTTACTGCCATATGGAAAAGCTACCTTGGGGGATTGGTCACCTCAAGTATTTAAGACATTTGGACTTCTGTACAATCGGTGAAACAAAACTTCTGCCTAAGGGAGTTTCTTTGCTTAAATCTCTGCAATTTCTCAATCTGGGAGACTATGACTTGTTGGGAGGCAATGGGTTGAGGTTTGAGGATCTAAAGGGTTTAACAAAGCTCCGGGAACTGCAAGCCCACATGACAGTTGCACATGAAGGGCAAAGAATTGCAGAGGGTGCATTTGGTGGTATGCACAAGTTGCGGCGGCTCAGCTTAGCAAATCAGAATGAATATCTCTCAACTGGTCTTCCTGGGGACATGGCAAATATGAGTGAACTAGAAAAGATAAAATTAACCCGCTACCTTCCCTCAAATTTTCTATGCAGTTTTGCAAACCTTATATTCCTTACCCTTGTTGGTTGCCATTGTGTTGAGTACCCAAGGCTGGATGAATTACCCAATTTAAGATATCTGCAACTCTGTGAAAACTGTGAAAACAGACTCTGCAAAGAGTTGCCCAGCGAGTTTGGTAGGATACAGAGTTTTCCCAAACTAGAGCAACTGTACATTGTGCGGTTTCCACAACTTGAAAAATTACCAAAGCTACACAAGGGAGCGATGCCAATGGTAAAAGAGTTGCATTTGAAAGATTTGCCCAGAGTAAAGCAGATGGCGGAGGGATTGGAGCATCTCAATGTTTTACAGTGTTTGTTTGTACACAGATGCATAAGATGGCAAAACCGGCTCACagaaagtggtcaagattttcaAAAGCTGAGAGCAAACCTTCCCCAACTCAAGATTGATCTACGTGGTTCTTAA